Proteins co-encoded in one Juglans regia cultivar Chandler chromosome 16, Walnut 2.0, whole genome shotgun sequence genomic window:
- the LOC108998155 gene encoding uncharacterized protein LOC108998155 isoform X1 — protein sequence MAILFHKFQQAVKSLAKNPMFAKDPRQLQFEADINRLFLYTSYNRLGRNAEEVDAEEIIDMANKASVSDQQKQVQENIHSQIKSFCMSMDEILLPNNKKIDEAFELPPQSAAAPRRSGLSFAVGKDDQPNYHAVIPETRPSKQAEVSERLKDLIGYRLDIKPSQILHEEAGQGLFLDGEANVGAVIAFYPGVIYFPAYYRYIPGYPKVDARNPYLITRYDGSVINAQTWGFGGEGREVWNGLSMAEFKPDMQGVEKGSERVWKLLSTPLEGTRAGIKGDVLERRNPLAFAHFANHPAKGMVPNVMICPYDFPLTEKNMRPYIPNILFGNAEEVKMKRFGSFWFKFGGSGNGGSDVAVLKTLVLVATRALCDEELLLNYRLSSSKRRPAWYTPVDEEEDRRRWS from the exons ATGGCTATTCTCTTCCACAAATTCCAACag GCAGTGAAAAGTCTTGCGAAAAATCCCATGTTTGCTAAGGATCCTAGACAACTACAATTCGAAGCAGACATAAATCGGCTGTTTCTTTATACCAG CTACAATCGTTTGGGAAGGAATGCTGAAGAGGTGGATGCAGAGGAAATTATTGATATGGCAAATAAAGCCTCCGTTTCTGATCAACAGAAGCAAGTCCAAGAAAACATCCACTCacaaatcaaaagtttttgcATGTCTATGGATGAAATTCTTCTccctaataataaaaagatagatGAGGCATTTGAATTGCCTCCACAATCAGCTGCTGCTCCTCGTCGTAGTGGCCTTAGTTTTGCTGTTGGCAAGGATGACCAGCCTAATTACCATGCTG TTATACCGGAAACAAGGCCATCAAAACAAGCTGAGGTCTCTGAAAGACTAAAGGACCTCATTGGTTACCGACTTGATATCAAGCCATCTCAAATACTCCACGAAGAAGCCGGGCAAGGCTTATTTTTAGATGGTGAAGCCAATGTGGGTGCAGTCATAGCTTTTTACCCCGGCGTAATATACTTCCCGGCTTACTACCGTTACATTCCTGGATACCCAAAAGTTGATGCGCGAAACCCATATCTGATCACTCGGTATGATGGAAGTGTGATCAATGCCCAAACTTGGGGTTTTGGGGGTGAAGGCCGTGAAGTTTGGAATGGCCTAAGCATGGCAGAATTTAAGCCAGATATGCAAGGTGTTGAGAAGGGTTCAGAACGTGTCTGGAAATTGCTCAGTACTCCTTTGGAAGGTACACGAGCAGGTATCAAGGGTGATGTATTGGAGCGGAGAAACCCATTGGCTTTTGCTCATTTTGCTAACCACCCAGCAAAAGGCATGGTCCCCAATGTCATGATTTGCCCTTATGATTTCCCTTTAACTGAGAAGAACATGAGGCCTTATATTCCAAATATATTGTTTGGAAATGCTGAAGAAGTAAAGATGAAAAGATTTGGCAGCTTTTGGTTCAAATTTGGGGGTTCAGGAAATGGTGGGTCAGATGTTGCTGTTCTGAAGACACTGGTTCTGGTGGCTACTAGGGCACTTTGTGATGAAGAACTGCTCTTAAACTACAGGTTGAGCAGCTCTAAGCGACGGCCAGCCTGGTATACTCCTGTGGATGAAGAGGAGGATCGAAGGAGATGGAGCTAA
- the LOC108998155 gene encoding uncharacterized protein LOC108998155 isoform X2 codes for MANKASVSDQQKQVQENIHSQIKSFCMSMDEILLPNNKKIDEAFELPPQSAAAPRRSGLSFAVGKDDQPNYHAVIPETRPSKQAEVSERLKDLIGYRLDIKPSQILHEEAGQGLFLDGEANVGAVIAFYPGVIYFPAYYRYIPGYPKVDARNPYLITRYDGSVINAQTWGFGGEGREVWNGLSMAEFKPDMQGVEKGSERVWKLLSTPLEGTRAGIKGDVLERRNPLAFAHFANHPAKGMVPNVMICPYDFPLTEKNMRPYIPNILFGNAEEVKMKRFGSFWFKFGGSGNGGSDVAVLKTLVLVATRALCDEELLLNYRLSSSKRRPAWYTPVDEEEDRRRWS; via the exons ATGGCAAATAAAGCCTCCGTTTCTGATCAACAGAAGCAAGTCCAAGAAAACATCCACTCacaaatcaaaagtttttgcATGTCTATGGATGAAATTCTTCTccctaataataaaaagatagatGAGGCATTTGAATTGCCTCCACAATCAGCTGCTGCTCCTCGTCGTAGTGGCCTTAGTTTTGCTGTTGGCAAGGATGACCAGCCTAATTACCATGCTG TTATACCGGAAACAAGGCCATCAAAACAAGCTGAGGTCTCTGAAAGACTAAAGGACCTCATTGGTTACCGACTTGATATCAAGCCATCTCAAATACTCCACGAAGAAGCCGGGCAAGGCTTATTTTTAGATGGTGAAGCCAATGTGGGTGCAGTCATAGCTTTTTACCCCGGCGTAATATACTTCCCGGCTTACTACCGTTACATTCCTGGATACCCAAAAGTTGATGCGCGAAACCCATATCTGATCACTCGGTATGATGGAAGTGTGATCAATGCCCAAACTTGGGGTTTTGGGGGTGAAGGCCGTGAAGTTTGGAATGGCCTAAGCATGGCAGAATTTAAGCCAGATATGCAAGGTGTTGAGAAGGGTTCAGAACGTGTCTGGAAATTGCTCAGTACTCCTTTGGAAGGTACACGAGCAGGTATCAAGGGTGATGTATTGGAGCGGAGAAACCCATTGGCTTTTGCTCATTTTGCTAACCACCCAGCAAAAGGCATGGTCCCCAATGTCATGATTTGCCCTTATGATTTCCCTTTAACTGAGAAGAACATGAGGCCTTATATTCCAAATATATTGTTTGGAAATGCTGAAGAAGTAAAGATGAAAAGATTTGGCAGCTTTTGGTTCAAATTTGGGGGTTCAGGAAATGGTGGGTCAGATGTTGCTGTTCTGAAGACACTGGTTCTGGTGGCTACTAGGGCACTTTGTGATGAAGAACTGCTCTTAAACTACAGGTTGAGCAGCTCTAAGCGACGGCCAGCCTGGTATACTCCTGTGGATGAAGAGGAGGATCGAAGGAGATGGAGCTAA